One Desulfovibrio sp. Fe33 DNA segment encodes these proteins:
- the ilvN gene encoding acetolactate synthase small subunit codes for MSKHTLSVMVENEPGVLSRVAGLFSGRGFNIYSLNVAPTLEKGVSLMTIVAEGDDSIIEQIVKQLRKLVPTIKVKDLTELHSVEREMVLLKVNAEDSKRAEILRIVDIFRCKVVDVSVDELTIEVTGDQGKISAIINLLTRFGIKEIARTGNVAMRRSMQIDL; via the coding sequence ATGAGCAAACACACTCTTTCCGTAATGGTTGAAAACGAGCCGGGCGTCCTGTCCCGCGTGGCCGGGCTCTTTTCCGGACGCGGCTTCAACATCTACTCCCTGAACGTGGCCCCGACCCTGGAAAAGGGGGTCTCCCTCATGACCATTGTGGCCGAGGGCGACGACTCCATCATCGAGCAGATCGTCAAGCAGCTCCGGAAATTGGTCCCCACCATTAAAGTGAAGGATCTTACCGAGCTGCATTCGGTTGAACGGGAAATGGTCCTGCTCAAGGTCAATGCCGAAGATTCAAAACGGGCGGAGATCCTGCGTATTGTTGACATCTTCAGGTGCAAGGTTGTAGACGTGAGCGTTGACGAACTGACCATTGAGGTCACGGGAGACCAGGGAAAGATCAGCGCGATCATCAACCTGCTCACCCGTTTCGGTATCAAGGAAATCGCCCGCACCGGCAACGTCGCAATGCGACGATCCATGCAGATCGACCTATAA